A genomic segment from Aegilops tauschii subsp. strangulata cultivar AL8/78 chromosome 1, Aet v6.0, whole genome shotgun sequence encodes:
- the LOC123496945 gene encoding uncharacterized protein — MQYEVRYVAISTYHHDYLGVKMTKEDARRMGITLERDEFLKVLPNWCYGKDESWAALVDLWCDEAGAWAAMRVKNKANRGKEGVHAQGNRNHYLHKAVNAWEIAHTRKDPKPGEPKYYGKKTAHRKKAYSDGYLQLHPDTPDPIAADLDERVVVGMGPKEHGREAVLDAVITPTISYTQLRRIDPTLSQRTSTPMSSAPSQFLFQEQQTVSIFPFIFIAHFIFRI; from the exons ATGCAGTACGAGGTGCGCTATGTGGCCATCTCGACATACCATCACGACTATcttggtgtgaagatgaccaaggaagacgcgcggaggatgggcattaccttggagagggacgagttcttgaag GTGTTACCAAATTGGTGTTATGGAAAAGACGAGTCCTGGGCGGCATTGGTGGATCTTTGGTGTGATGAGGCTGGAGCCTGGGCGGCTATGAGAGTCAAAAACAAGGCTAAccgagggaaggagggagtacatgctcagggaaaccgaaaccactatctccacaaggcagttaat GCGTGGGAGATCGCCCATACGCGGAAGGACCCCAAGCCTGGCGAGCCCAAGTACTACGGCAAGAAGACCGCGCATAGGAAGAAGGCCTACTCCGATGGGTATCTGCAGTTACATCCTGACACACCTGACCCCATTGCGGCGGATCTAGACGAAAGGGTGGTGGTGGGCATGGGGCCGAAGGAGCACGGTCGGGAGGCCGTTCTCGATGCTGTGATCACTCCTACTATCTCCTACACACAGCTCCGTCGGATCGACCCGACCCTGAGCCAGCGCACGAGCACGCCCATGAGCAGTGCACCGTCACAGTTCCTCTTTCAGGAGCAGCAAACTGTAAGTATTTTCCCTTTTATCTTCATTGCTCACTTTATTTTCCGCATTTAG